A window from Salvia miltiorrhiza cultivar Shanhuang (shh) chromosome 2, IMPLAD_Smil_shh, whole genome shotgun sequence encodes these proteins:
- the LOC131009435 gene encoding anthocyanidin 3-O-glucosyltransferase 2-like, which produces MEKFELVFIPSPGLSHLTATVEAAKLLLARDGRLSITVLTMQLPGDTSVDTYTAKISASLPPRLALTALPGLPDWSRQSKTSLFEFIDDQITNVRQILSNLIEHDSGDRHRIAGIVLDMFCLKFIDVARELNLRCYCFFTSGACSLGLFQYVVKLKFEENKELSEFKNSDAELPVPCFSLPVPAKVLPAVFVDGGPMADVFLSYFKRLSETDGVVLNTFYEFEPYAVESMAARGPKVYPVGPILDLSSQFDEDDDVKRFLDDQPEKSVVFLCFGTMGSFAGAQAREIALALESSGCRFLWSLRKPAAKGSGKLVEEYDDFGEVLPEGFLERTKGVGRVIGWAAQAATLAHPAVGGFVSHCGWNSTLESVWFGVPVAAFPLYAEQQLNAFYLAREAGVAEAITLDYKMDFKGDGEPETVGAGEIEGAIRRVMGAEGGGVRGKVEEMGRKAKAALEEGGSSYIAQNLFIQDVVGNIGL; this is translated from the coding sequence ATGGAGAAATTCGAGCTAGTATTCATCCCATCTCCGGGGCTGAGCCACCTCACCGCCACCGTTGAGGCGGCCAAGCTCCTCCTCGCCCGCGACGGCCGCCTCTCCATCACCGTCCTCACCATGCAGCTGCCCGGCGACACCTCCGTCGACACCTACACCGCCAAGATCTCCGCCTCCTTGCCGCCCCGCCTCGCCCTCACCGCCCTCCCCGGCCTCCCCGACTGGTCCCGGCAGTCCAAAACCTCCCTCTTCGAGTTCATCGACGACCAGATCACAAACGTCAGACAAATCCTCTCAAACCTAATCGAGCACGATTCCGGCGATCGCCACCGGATCGCCGGAATCGTGCTCGACATGTTCTGCCTCAAATTCATCGACGTCGCTCGCGAACTCAACCTACGGTGTTACTGTTTCTTCACCTCAGGTGCGTGCTCATTAGGTTTATTTCAGTATGTAGTTAAATTGAAATTCGAGGAGAATAAGGAGCTCTCGGAATTTAAAAATTCCGACGCCGAGCTTCCGGTGCCGTGTTTCTCCCTCCCTGTTCCGGCGAAGGTGCTGCCGGCCGTTTTCGTCGACGGCGGCCCGATGGCCGACGTGTTTTTGAGCTATTTCAAGAGATTATCGGAGACGGACGGCGTCGTGTTGAACACATTCTACGAATTCGAGCCCTACGCCGTCGAGTCAATGGCGGCCCGAGGCCCGAAAGTTTATCCGGTCGGCCCGATTTTGGACTTGAGCAGCCAatttgatgaagatgatgatgtgaaGAGATTTCTCGACGATCAGCCGGAAAAATCCGTGGTCTTTTTGTGTTTTGGAACGATGGGGAGTTTCGCCGGAGCTCAGGCGAGAGAAATCGCTCTCGCTCTCGAAAGTAGCGGCTGCAGGTTCCTATGGTCGTTGAGGAAGCCGGCGGCGAAGGGGTCGGGGAAGCTCGTGGAGGAGTACGACGATTTCGGGGAGGTTTTGCCGGAGGGGTTCTTGGAGAGGACTAAAGGGGTGGGGAGGGTGATCGGGTGGGCGGCGCAGGCGGCGACGCTGGCCCACCCGGCGGTCGGGGGATTTGTTTCGCACTGTGGGTGGAACTCGACTCTGGAGAGCGTGTGGTTCGGGGTGCCCGTGGCGGCTTTCCCGCTCTACGCGGAGCAACAACTGAATGCGTTTTATCTGGCGAGGGAGGCGGGGGTGGCAGAGGCGATTACGTTGGATTATAAGATGGATTTTAAGGGGGACGGGGAGCCGGAGACCGTGGGGGCCGGGGAGATCGAGGGGGCGATACGGCGGGTGATGGGGGCGGAGGGGGGCGGGGTGAGGGGGAAGGTGGAGGAGATGGGGAGGAAGGCAAAGGCGGCTTTGGAGGAAGGTGGATCTTCTTATATTGCTCAAAATCTTTTTATTCAAGATGTTGTTGGGAATATTGgtttgtaa
- the LOC131009436 gene encoding UDP-glycosyltransferase 71E1-like, producing the protein MEKFELVFIPSPGLSHLTATVEAAKHLLARDGRLSITVLTMQLPGDTSVDTYTAKFSAAAPPRLAFAALPGLPDWSGQSKTSLLEFIDNQTTNVRQILSNLIEHDSGDRHRIAGIVLDMFCLKFIDVAREFNLPAYCFFTSGACTLGLFQHLVKLNFEENKELSEFKNSDVELPVPCFSLPVPAKELPAIFVDGGPMADVFLNYFKRISETDGVVVNTFYEFEPYAVDSMSARSPKVYPIGPILDLSSQFDEDDDVKRFLDDQPEKSVVFLCFGTMGTFAGAQVREIALALEGSGCRFLWSLRKPGAKGSGKLVVEYDDFGEVLPEGFLERTKGVGRVIGWAAQAAVLAHPSVGGFVSHCGWNSTLESVWFGVPVVAFPLYAEQPINAFYLTREAGVAEAIRLDYKKDFKGSGEPEIVGAEEIEGAIRRVMGAEGGGVRGKVEEMRRKARAALEEGGSSYIAQNLFIEDVVNFNGDY; encoded by the coding sequence ATGGAGAAATTCGAGCTAGTATTCATCCCATCTCCGGGGCTGAGCCACCTCACCGCCACCGTGGAGGCGGCCAAGCACCTCCTCGCCCGCGACGGCCGCCTCTCCATCACCGTCCTCACCATGCAGCTCCCCGGCGACACCTCCGTCGACACCTACACCGCCAAGTTCTCGGCTGCCGCGCCGCCCCGCCTCGCCTTCGCCGCCCTCCCCGGCCTCCCCGACTGGTCCGGGCAGTCCAAAACCTCCCTCCTCGAGTTCATCGACAACCAGACCACAAACGTCAGACAAATCCTCTCAAACCTAATCGAGCACGATTCCGGCGATCGCCATCGGATCGCCGGAATCGTGCTCGACATGTTCTGCCTCAAATTCATCGACGTCGCCCGCGAATTCAACCTGCCGGCTTACTGTTTCTTCACCTCAGGTGCGTGTACATTAGGTTTATTTCAACACTTAGTCAAATTGAATTTCGAGGAGAATAAGGAGCTCTCGGAATTTAAAAATTCCGACGTCGAGCTGCCGGTGCCCTGCTTCTCGCTGCCTGTTCCGGCGAAGGAGCTGCCGGCGATTTTCGTCGACGGTGGGCCGATGGCCGACGTGTTTTTGAACTATTTCAAGAGAATATCGGAGACGGACGGCGTTGTAGTGAACACATTCTACGAATTCGAGCCCTACGCCGTCGACTCGATGTCGGCCCGAAGCCCGAAAGTTTATCCGATCGGCCCGATTTTGGACTTGAGCAGCCAatttgatgaagatgatgatgtgaaGAGATTTCTCGACGATCAACCGGAAAAATCAGTGGTTTTTTTGTGTTTTGGAACGATGGGGACTTTCGCCGGAGCTCAGGTGAGAGAGATCGCTCTGGCTCTCGAAGGTAGCGGCTGCAGGTTCCTGTGGTCGTTGAGGAAGCCGGGGGCGAAGGGGTCGGGGAAGCTCGTGGTGGAGTACGACGATTTCGGGGAGGTTTTGCCGGAGGGGTTCTTGGAGAGGACTAAAGGGGTGGGGAGGGTGATCGGGTGGGCGGCGCAGGCGGCGGTGCTGGCCCACCCGTCAGTCGGGGGATTTGTTTCGCACTGTGGGTGGAACTCGACTCTGGAAAGCGTGTGGTTCGGGGTGCCTGTGGTGGCTTTCCCGCTCTACGCGGAGCAACCGATTAATGCGTTTTATCTTACGAGGGAGGCGGGGGTGGCAGAGGCGATTAGGTTGGATTATAAGAAAGATTTTAAGGGGAGCGGGGAGCCGGAGATCGTGGGGGCCGAGGAGATCGAGGGGGCGATACGGCGGGTGATGGGGGCGGAGGGCGGCGGGGTGAGGGGGAAGGTGGAGGAGATGCGGAGGAAGGCAAGGGCGGCTTTGGAGGAAGGTGGATCTTCTTATATTGCTCAAAATCTTTTTATTGAAGATGTTGTTAATTTTAATGGAGATTACTAG
- the LOC131009437 gene encoding UDP-glycosyltransferase 71E1-like, translated as MKKSELVFIPTPGLSHLIPTMETAKLLLHRDGRLAATVLLLPTSSKDTNAETYIKSTASNPTFSSRLRFINLPFIQHTNTHFFEQFDVQIPNARREISNLVRQSDSRLAGVVLDIFCTEFADVAGEFGLPAYLFYTGGAVSLGLFQHLVSLKFEHGEDVTAYKDAVGVELPTPYLSLPVPAEVLPAVTVDKHFFPDIFLNHFKRVSEMRGVMINTFYELESYAVESLLSDDKTPEIYPVGPALKKETLTFDEDDDVKKWLDDQPENSVVFLCFGTAGSFDGAQVREIAEGLERSGSRFLWSLRKPATRENFELERESEYFEQVLPEGFLERTKGVGRVIGWAPQAAVLAHAAVGGFVSHCGWNSTLESVWFGVPMATFPLHAEQQLNAFYLVEELGVAEAITMDYKMDFTGENPPETVGREVIAAGIRRLMAEEGGRRRKVEEMGKKARAALVEGGSSYNAQTLFIEEVMRNIA; from the exons ATGAAGAAATCCGAACTTGTATTCATCCCAACTCCCGGGCTGAGCCACCTCATCCCCACCATGGAGACGGCCAAGCTCCTCCTCCACCGCGACGGCCGCCTCGCCGCCACCGTGCTCCTCCTCCCAACCTCCTCCAAAGACACCAACGCCGAGACCTACATAAAAAGCACCGCTTCAAACCCCACATTTTCATCACGATTGAGGTTCATCAACCTCCCTTTTATacaacacacaaacacacacttcTTCGAGCAATTCGACGTCCAAATCCCCAACGCGAGGCGTGAGATCTCAAACCTCGTTAGGCAGTCGGATTCCCGCCTCGCCGGCGTCGTGCTCGACATCTTCTGCACCGAGTTCGCCGACGTCGCCGGCGAATTCGGCCTGCCGGCGTATCTATTCTACACCGGCGGCGCCGTCAGCCTCGGCCTGTTCCAACACCTCGTCTCGTTGAAATTCGAGCACGGCGAGGACGTAACGGCGTACAAAGACGCCGTCGGCGTGGAGCTGCCGACGCCGTATCTTTCGCTTCCCGTTCCGGCGGAAGTCCTGCCGGCCGTGACG GTGGATAAACATTTCTTCCCCGACATTTTCTTGAATCATTTCAAGAGAGTGTCGGAGATGAGAGGCGTCATGATCAACACATTCTACGAGCTCGAATCCTACGCCGTTGAATCGCTGCTCTCCGATGATAAGACGCCGGAGATTTATCCGGTGGGCCCGGCCTTGAAGAAGGAAACCCTAACATTTGACGAAGATGATGATGTGAAGAAATGGCTCGACGATCAGCCGGAGAATTCGGTGGTTTTCTTGTGCTTCGGAACCGCCGGCAGCTTCGACGGAGCTCAAGTGAGGGAAATCGCCGAGGGCTTGGAGAGGAGCGGGAGCCGTTTCTTGTGGTCGCTCAGAAAGCCGGCGACCAGAGAGAATTttgagttagagagagaatccGAATATTTCGAGCAAGTGTTGCCCGAGGGTTTTTTGGAGAGGACTAAAGGGGTGGGGAGAGTGATCGGGTGGGCCCCGCAGGCGGCCGTGCTGGCCCACGCGGCGGTGGGGGGTTTCGTGTCGCACTGCGGGTGGAACTCGACTCTCGAGAGCGTGTGGTTCGGGGTGCCGATGGCGACGTTCCCTCTACACGCGGAGCAACAGCTGAATGCGTTTTATCTGGTGGAGGAGTTGGGGGTGGCGGAGGCGATCACGATGGATTATAAGATGGATTTCACGGGGGAGAATCCGCCGGAGACGGTGGGACGGGAGGTCATCGCGGCGGGGATAAGGCGGCTCATGGCGGAGGAGGGGGGGAGGCGGCGGAAGGTGGAGGAGATGGGGAAGAAGGCGAGGGCGGCTTTGGTGGAAGGTGGATCTTCTTACAATGCTCAAACTCTTTTCATCGAGGAAGTTATGAGAAATATTGCTTag
- the LOC131009438 gene encoding putative UDP-glucose flavonoid 3-O-glucosyltransferase 3 → METKRAELVFIPSPGLSHLVSTVETAKLLLRRHRRLAATVLLIPNPRPTDAYIQNNSSLTSSSRLRFINLPELKQPQPHNHFFFDTIDNQISNVKEAVSNLMKHSNSQVAGLVLDIFCTKFVDVAAELRLPSYLFFTASAATLGLFQHLVSLEREDRLARLGSSDAELEVPSFSVPVPARVLPAVFVDENLKPDVFLYCFSRVSEMKGIMVNTFYELETHAVEALLSDPNTPDIYPVGPALDVDGGGGVLDDDVKKWLDEQPESSVVFLCFGSMGSLDGAQVREISLALEKCGCRFLWSLRTKTAAAEVLPEGFLERTRAVGRVIGWAAQVAVLAHAAVGGFVSHCGWNSTLESVWFGVPMATFPLYAEQQLNAFYLAGEVGVAEAITLDYRMDLAGKGAPEAVGWETVAAGIRRLMAEGGSGVRRNVAEMRRKARAAVVEGGSSYNAQNLFIEDVLRNVD, encoded by the coding sequence ATGGAAACGAAGAGAGCCGAACTCGTATTCATCCCCTCTCCGGGGCTGAGCCACCTCGTCTCCACCGTGGAGACGGCCAagctcctcctccgccgccaccgccgcctcgCCGCCACCGTGCTCCTCATCCCAAACCCCCGGCCCACCGACGCCTACATACAAAACAACTCCTCTCTCACTTCATCATCTCGCCTCCGATTCATTAATCTCCCCGAATTAAAACAACCACAACCGCACAACCATTTCTTCTTCGATACAATCGATAATCAAATCTCCAACGTTAAAGAAGCAGTCTCTAATCTCATGAAACACTCCAACTCTCAAGTAGCCGGTTTGGTGCTCGACATTTTCTGCACCAAATTCGTCGACGTCGCCGCCGAGCTCCGCCTCCCGAGTTACCTCTTCTTCACCGCCTCCGCGGCCACGCTCGGCCTCTTCCAACACCTCGTCTCCCTCGAACGCGAGGATCGTCTGGCGCGGCTCGGGAGCTCCGATGCTGAGCTGGAGGTTCCTTCCTTCTCCGTCCCCGTCCCCGCTAGGGTTCTGCCGGCGGTTTTCGTGGACGAGAATTTGAAGCCGGATGTCTTTTTATATTGTTTCAGCAGAGTTTCGGAGATGAAGGGGATCATGGTTAACACTTTCTACGAGCTCGAAACGCATGCTGTTGAAGCGCTGCTGTCTGATCCGAACACGCCGGATATTTATCCGGTGGGGCCGGCGTTGGACGTTGACGGAGGTGGCGGAGTTCTCGACGACGATGTGAAAAAATGGCTGGACGAGCAGCCGGAAAGTTCTGTGGTTTTCCTGTGCTTTGGGAGCATGGGGAGTTTGGATGGAGCTCAAGTGAGAGAAATCTCTCTCGCTCTAGAAAAATGTGGATGTCGATTTTTGTGGTCGTTGAGGACgaagacggcggcggcggaggtgcTGCCGGAGGGGTTCTTGGAGAGGACGAGGGCGGTGGGGAGGGTGATCGGGTGGGCGGCGCAGGTGGCGGTGCTGGCACACGCGGCGGTGGGGGGTTTCGTGTCGCACTGCGGGTGGAACTCGACTCTCGAGAGCGTGTGGTTCGGGGTGCCGATGGCGACTTTCCCGCTCTACGCGGAGCAGCAGCTGAATGCGTTTTATCTGGCGGGGGAGGTGGGGGTGGCGGAGGCGATCACGCTGGACTATAGGATGGATTTGGCGGGGAAGGGGGCGCCGGAGGCCGTGGGGTGGGAGACGGTCGCGGCGGGGATACGGCGGCTGATGGCGGAGGGGGGGAGTGGGGTGAGGAGGAATGTGGCGGAGATGCGGAGGAAGGCgagggcggcggtggtggagggtGGATCTTCTTACAATGCTCAAAATCTTTTTATTGAAGATGTTTTGAGAAATGTTGATTAG